A window from Fusarium musae strain F31 chromosome 8, whole genome shotgun sequence encodes these proteins:
- a CDS encoding hypothetical protein (EggNog:ENOG41) — MRAGFISLLALNAAGVLAAPQATTVDSSAPEVTNLDQLADLAAAAYETAQDLAGDKTKRASTCSWSNVRVRREWGALSKKEKKSYIDAVKCLQSKPSKSPASFAAGAKTRFDDWVAVHLNQTQTIHYTGNFLTWHRYFTWLYEEALRNECGYKGTQPYWDWALTALSGLNKSPVFDGSDLSLSGDGEFIPNEPDIVLGASSGLPPVYLAAGSGGGCVKSGPFKDMKVNLGPAALDLPGGGVAANPNPLDYNPRCLKRDLSDSVNKRFANATSVLNNILKPKTVLDFQMQMQGVPGTGDIGIHGGGHYSLGGDPGRDVFTSPGDPAFYLHHSMIDRVWWIWQMLNPKERVNGKNAVQGTNTFLNMPPSADTTLEDYVNIGWVGPERQIKDLMSTLSGPFCYVYL; from the exons ATGCGTGCTGGTTTCATCTCCCTCCTGGCCCTCAACGCCGCCGGCGTTTTGGCTGCCCCGCAAGCCACCACCGTTGACTCGTCTGCACCCGAGGTCACCAACCTCGATCAGCTCGCtgatcttgctgctgctgcgtaTGAGACTGCCCAGGACCTCGCTGGGGATAAAACCAAGCGTGCCAGCACCTGCAGCTGGAGCAACGTCCGTGTTCGGCGAGAATG GGGCGCCCTCTctaagaaagagaagaagtcttACATCGACGCTGTCAAGTGTCTCCAGTCCAAGCCTTCCAAGTCTCCTGCGTCTTTCGCTGCTGGTGCCAAGACGCGTTTCGATGACTGGGTTGCTGTGCATCTGAACCAGACTCAGACGATCCACTACACTGGCAACTTCCTCACATGGCACCGTTACTTCACTTGGTTGTATGAGGAGGCTCTTCGAAACGAATGTGGCTACAAGGGAACTCAGCCT TACTGGGACTGGGCTCTCACTGCCCTCAGCGGCCTCAACAAGTCTCCTGTCTTCGATGGCAGTGACTTGTCGCTCTCTGGTGACGGTGAATTCATCCCTAACGAGCCTGATATTGTTCTCGGTGCCTCAAGTGGTCTCCCCCCCGTCTACCTTGCCGCTGGCTCTGGCGGCGGCTGTGTCAAGTCTGGACCTTTCAAGGACATGAAGGTGAATCTGGGCCCTGCCGCTCTTGACCTCCCCGGCGGTGGTGTCGCTGCCAACCCCAACCCTCTGGACTACAACCCTCGCTGCTTGAAGCGCGATCTGAGCGACTCTGTCAACAAGCGTTTCGCTAACGCTACATCtgttctcaacaacatcctcaagcccaagactGTTCTGGACTtccagatgcagatgcagggtGTTCCCGGCACTGGCGACATTGGTATCCACGGAGGTGGTCACTACTCTCTCGGTGGTGACCCCGGTCGAGATGTCTTCACTTCTCCCGGTGATCCTGCTTTCTACCTACACCACTCCATGATTGATCGCGTCTGGTGGATCTGGCAGATGCTTAACCCCAAGGAGCGTGTCAACGGCAAGAATGCCGTGCAGGGCACAAATACTTTTCTCAACATGCCTCCCAGTGCTGATACTACACTTGAGGATTATGTCAACATTGGTTGGGTTGGACCTGAGCGACAGATCAAGGATCTGATGAGCACGCTTTCCGGACCATTCTGCTACGTCTACCTGTAG
- a CDS encoding hypothetical protein (EggNog:ENOG41) has translation MVLTSTPRTSVTLIGAGTQGRRLAFMWSSRGNDVHLVDGQEAQLQASIKAIDEFRQSSSNRNASWGRIITHSPEGLREALQAAWLVVECVPEQIELKTKVISELDALAPRDTIIASNSSSYSCSEILKGLNLRNESRLLSAHSYWPPETPEIEIMGHETTNPSYITLMMEQCKAHGFSPFHVKSPSMGYIYNRIWAAIKREALLAASEGAATPEEIDNIFKGVLKTPKGPFEQMDIVGLDVVLDIEQHYADARGNIPSAPREYLQKFLDQGNLGVKSGRGFYDYGKF, from the exons ATGGTTCTAACATCAACCCCAAGGACGTCGGTCACTTTGATCGGAGCGGGCACTCAGGGAAGACGCCTTGCGTTTATG TGGTCGAGTAGAGGAAACGATGTCCATCTGGTTGACggccaagaagcccaacTTCAAGCCAGCATAAAAGCCATTGACGAGTTTCGACAAAGTTCAAGCAACAGAAATGCTTCTTGGGGGAGAATCATCACTCATTCTCCCGAAGGCTTGCGCGAGGCTCTTCAAGCTGCCTGGCTGGTAGTCGAG TGTGTACCTGAGCAAATCGAGCTCAAGACGAAAGTCATCTCAGAGCTAGATGCACTAGCTCCACGAGATACTATCATTGCCTCAAACTCGAGTAGCTATTCCTGCTCGGAGATATTGAAGGGTCTTAACCTGAGAAACGAGAGTCGTTTACTAAGCGCCCATTCAT ACTGGCCACCTGAGACACCCG AAATCGAGATCATGGGCCATGAAACAACTAACCCTTCATATATCACATTGATGATGGAGCAATGCAAGGCCCACGGATTTTCCCCATTTCATGTCAAGTCACCATCGATGGGATACATCTACAACAG AATATGGGCAGCCATCAAGAGAGAAGCCCTCCTCGCAGCCTCAGAAGGCGCTGCAACACCGGAAGAGATCGACAATATTTTCAAAGGAGTAttgaaaacaccaaaagGGCCTTTTGAGCAGATGGATATTGTTGGTTTGGATGTTGTTCTCGATATTGAGCAGCATTATGCGGATGCGAGAGGAAACATCCCAAGCGCACCCCGAGAATATCTACAGAAGTTTCTGGATCAAGGTAATCTAGGCGTTAAGAGCGGGCGAGGATTTTATGATTATGGTAAATTTTAG